The following coding sequences are from one Pongo abelii isolate AG06213 chromosome 3, NHGRI_mPonAbe1-v2.0_pri, whole genome shotgun sequence window:
- the PCDH10 gene encoding protocadherin-10 isoform X2, which yields MIVLLLFALLWMVEGVFSQLHYTVQEEQEHGTFVGNIAEDLGLDITKLSARGFQTVPNSRTPYLDLNLETGVLYVNEKIDREQICKQSPSCVLHLEVFLENPLELFQVEIEVLDINDNPPSFPEPDLTVEISESATPGTRFPLESAFDPDVGTNSLRDYEITPNSYFSLDVQTQGDGNRFAELVLEKPLDREQQAVHRYVLTAVDGGGGGGVGEGGGGGGGAGLPPQQQRTGTALLTIRVLDSNDNVPAFDQPVYTVSLPENSPPGTLVIQLNATDPDEGQNGEVVYSFSSHISPRARELFGLSPRTGRLEVSGELDYEESPVYQVYVQAKDLGPNAVPAHCKVLVRVLDANDNAPEISFSTVKEAVSEGAAPGTVVALFSVTDRDSEENGQVQCELLGDVPFRLKSSFKNYYTIVTEAPLDREAGDSYTLTVVARDRGEPALSTSKSIQVQVSDVNDNAPRFSQPVYDVYVTENNVPGAYIYAVSATDRDEGANAQLAYSILECQIQGMSVFTYVSINSENGYLYALRSFDYEQLKDFSFQVEARDAGSPQALAGNATVNILIVDQNDNAPAIVAPLPGRNGTPAREVLPRSAEPGYLLTRVAAVDADDGENARLTYSIVRGNEMNLFRMDWRTGELRTARRVPAKRDPQRPYELVIEVRDHGQPPLSSTATLVVQLVDGAVEPQGGGGSGGGGSGEHQRPSRSGGGETSLDLTLILIIALGSVSFIFLLAMIVLAVRCQKEKKLNIYTCLASDCCLCCCCCGGGGSTCCGRQARARKKKLSKSDIMLVQSSNVPSNPAQVPVEESGGFGSHHHNQNYCYQVCLTPESAKTDLMFLKPCSPSRSTDTEHNPCGAIVTGYTDQQPDIISNGSILSNETKHQRAELSYLVDRPRRVNSSAFQEADIVSSKDSGHGDSEQGDSDHDATNRAQSAGMDLFSNCTEECKALGHSDRCWMPSFVPSDGRQAADYRSNLHVPGMDSVPDTEVFETPEAQPGAERSFSTFGKEKALHSTLERKELDGLLTNTRAPYKPPYLTRKRIC from the exons ATGATTGTGCTATTATTGTTTGCCTTGCTCTGGATGGTGGAAGGAGTCTTTTCCCAGCTTCACTACACGGTACAGGAGGAGCAGGAACATGGCACTTTCGTGGGGAATATCGCTGAAGATCTGGGTCTGGACATTACAAAACTTTCGGCTCGCGGGTTTCAGACAGTGCCCAACTCAAGGACCCCTTACTTAGACCTCAACCTGGAGACAGGGGTGCTGTACGTGAACGAGAAAATAGACCGCGAACAAATCTGCAAACAGAGCCCCTCCTGTGTCCTGCACCTGGAGGTCTTTCTGGAGAACCCCCTGGAGCTGTTCCAGGTGGAGATCGAGGTGCTGGACATTAATGACAACCCCCCCTCTTTCCCAGAGCCAGACCTGACGGTGGAAATCTCTGAGAGCGCCACGCCAGGCACTCGCTTCCCCTTGGAGAGCGCATTCGACCCAGACGTGGGCACCAACTCCTTGCGCGACTACGAGATCACCCCCAACAGCTACTTCTCCCTGGACGTGCAGACCCAGGGGGATGGCAACCGATTCGCTGAGCTGGTGCTGGAGAAGCCACTGGACCGAGAGCAGCAAGCGGTGCACCGCTACGTGCTGACCGCGGTGGacgggggaggtgggggaggagtaggagaaggagggggaggtggcgGGGGAGCAGGCCTGCCCCCCCAGCAGCAGCGCACCGGCACGGCCCTACTCACCATCCGAGTGCTGGACTCCAATGACAATGTGCCCGCTTTCGACCAACCCGTCTACACTGTGTCCCTACCAGAGAACTCTCCCCCAGGCACTCTCGTGATCCAGCTCAACGCCACCGACCCGGACGAGGGCCAGAACGGTGAGGTCGTGTACTCCTTCAGCAGCCACATTTCGCCCCGGGCGCGGGAGCTTTTCGGACTCTCGCCGCGCACTGGCAGATTGGAGGTAAGCGGCGAGTTGGACTATGAAGAGAGCCCAGTGTACCAAGTGTACGTGCAAGCCAAGGACCTGGGCCCCAACGCCGTGCCTGCGCACTGCAAGGTGCTAGTGCGAGTACTGGATGCTAACGACAACGCGCCAGAGATCAGCTTCAGCACCGTGAAGGAGGCGGTGAGCGAGGGCGCGGCGCCCGGCACTGTGGTGGCCCTTTTCAGCGTGACTGACCGCGACTCAGAGGAGAATGGGCAGGTGCAGTGCGAACTACTGGGAGACGTGCCTTTCCGCCTCAAGTCTTCCTTTAAGAATTACTACACCATCGTTACCGAAGCCCCCCTGGACCGAGAGGCGGGGGACTCCTACACCCTGACTGTAGTGGCCCGGGACCGGGGCGAGCCTGCGCTCTCCACCAGTAAGTCCATCCAGGTACAAGTGTCGGATGTGAACGACAACGCGCCGCGTTTCAGCCAGCCGGTCTACGACGTGTATGTGACTGAGAACAACGTGCCAGGCGCCTACATCTACGCAGTGAGCGCCACCGACCGCGATGAGGGCGCCAACGCCCAGCTTGCCTACTCTATCCTCGAGTGCCAGATCCAGGGCATGAGCGTCTTCACCTACGTTTCTATCAACTCTGAGAACGGCTACTTGTACGCCCTGCGCTCCTTCGACTATGAGCAGCTCAAGGACTTCAGTTTTCAGGTGGAAGCCCGGGACGCTGGCAGCCCCCAGGCGCTGGCTGGTAACGCCACTGTCAACATCCTCATAGTGGATCAAAATGACAACGCCCCTGCCATCGTGGCGCCTCTACCAGGGCGCAACGGGACTCCAGCGCGTGAGGTGCTGCCCCGCTCGGCGGAGCCGGGTTACCTGCTCACCCGCGTGGCCGCCGTGGACGCGGACGATGGCGAGAACGCCCGGCTCACTTACAGCATCGTGCGTGGCAACGAAATGAACCTCTTTCGCATGGACTGGCGCACCGGGGAGCTGCGCACAGCACGCCGAGTCCCGGCCAAGCGCGACCCCCAGCGGCCTTATGAGCTGGTGATCGAGGTGCGCGACCATGGGCAGCCGCCCCTGTCCTCTACCGCCACCCTGGTGGTTCAGCTGGTGGATGGCGCGGTGGAGCCCCAGGGCGGGGGCGGGAGCGGAGGCGGAGGGTCAGGAGAGCACCAGCGCCCCAGCCGCTCTGGCGGCGGGGAAACCTCGCTAGACCTCACCCTCATCCTCATCATCGCGTTGGGCTCGGTGTCCTTCATCTTCCTGCTGGCCATGATCGTGCTGGCCGTGCGTTGCCAAAAAGAGAAGAAGCTCAACATCTACACTTGTCTGGCCAGCGATTgctgcctctgctgctgctgctgcggtGGAGGAGGTTCGACCTGCTGTGGCCGCCAAGCCCGGGCGCGCAAGAAGAAACTCAGCAAGTCGGACATCATGCTGGTGCAGAGCTCCAATGTACCCAGTAACCCGGCCCAGGTGCCGGTGGAGGAGTCCGGGGGCTTTggctcccaccaccacaaccagaaTTACTGCTATCAGGTATGCCTGACCCCTGAGTCCGCCAAGACCGACCTGATGTTTCTTAAGCCCTGCAGCCCTTCGCGGAGTACGGACACTGAGCACAACCCCTGCGGGGCCATCGTCACCGGTTACACCGACCAGCAGCCTGATATCATCTCCAACGGAAGCATTTTGTCCAACGAG actAAACACCAGCGAGCAGAGCTCAGCTATCTAGTTGACAGACCTCGCCGAGTCAACAG TTCTGCATTCCAGGAAGCCGACATAGTAAGCTCTAAGGACAGTGGTCATGGAGACAGTGAACAGGGAGATAGTGATCATGATGCCACCAACCGTGCCCAGTCAGCTG GTATGGATCTCTTCTCCAATTGCACTGAGGAATGTAAAGCTCTGGGCCACTCAGATCGGTGCTGGATGCCTTCTTTTGTCCCTTCCGATGGACGCCAGGCTGCTGATTATCGCAGCAATCTGCATGTTCCCGGCATGGACTCTGTTCCAGACACTGAGGTGTTTGAAACTCCAGAAGCCCAGCCTGGGGCAGAGCGGTCCTTCTCCACCTTTGGCAAAGAGAAGGCCCTTCACAGCACTCTGGAGAGGAAGGAGCTGGATGGACTGCTGACTAATACGCGAGCGCCTTACAAACCACCATATTTGA
- the PCDH10 gene encoding protocadherin-10 isoform X1, producing the protein MIVLLLFALLWMVEGVFSQLHYTVQEEQEHGTFVGNIAEDLGLDITKLSARGFQTVPNSRTPYLDLNLETGVLYVNEKIDREQICKQSPSCVLHLEVFLENPLELFQVEIEVLDINDNPPSFPEPDLTVEISESATPGTRFPLESAFDPDVGTNSLRDYEITPNSYFSLDVQTQGDGNRFAELVLEKPLDREQQAVHRYVLTAVDGGGGGGVGEGGGGGGGAGLPPQQQRTGTALLTIRVLDSNDNVPAFDQPVYTVSLPENSPPGTLVIQLNATDPDEGQNGEVVYSFSSHISPRARELFGLSPRTGRLEVSGELDYEESPVYQVYVQAKDLGPNAVPAHCKVLVRVLDANDNAPEISFSTVKEAVSEGAAPGTVVALFSVTDRDSEENGQVQCELLGDVPFRLKSSFKNYYTIVTEAPLDREAGDSYTLTVVARDRGEPALSTSKSIQVQVSDVNDNAPRFSQPVYDVYVTENNVPGAYIYAVSATDRDEGANAQLAYSILECQIQGMSVFTYVSINSENGYLYALRSFDYEQLKDFSFQVEARDAGSPQALAGNATVNILIVDQNDNAPAIVAPLPGRNGTPAREVLPRSAEPGYLLTRVAAVDADDGENARLTYSIVRGNEMNLFRMDWRTGELRTARRVPAKRDPQRPYELVIEVRDHGQPPLSSTATLVVQLVDGAVEPQGGGGSGGGGSGEHQRPSRSGGGETSLDLTLILIIALGSVSFIFLLAMIVLAVRCQKEKKLNIYTCLASDCCLCCCCCGGGGSTCCGRQARARKKKLSKSDIMLVQSSNVPSNPAQVPVEESGGFGSHHHNQNYCYQVCLTPESAKTDLMFLKPCSPSRSTDTEHNPCGAIVTGYTDQQPDIISNGSILSNETKHQRAELSYLVDRPRRVNSSAFQEADIVSSKDSGHGDSEQGDSDHDATNRAQSAGMDLFSNCTEECKALGHSDRCWMPSFVPSDGRQAADYRSNLHVPGMDSVPDTEVFETPEAQPGAERSFSTFGKEKALHSTLERKELDGLLTNTRAPYKPPYLKLLWRQLCGEANVAQDQGLSTTT; encoded by the exons ATGATTGTGCTATTATTGTTTGCCTTGCTCTGGATGGTGGAAGGAGTCTTTTCCCAGCTTCACTACACGGTACAGGAGGAGCAGGAACATGGCACTTTCGTGGGGAATATCGCTGAAGATCTGGGTCTGGACATTACAAAACTTTCGGCTCGCGGGTTTCAGACAGTGCCCAACTCAAGGACCCCTTACTTAGACCTCAACCTGGAGACAGGGGTGCTGTACGTGAACGAGAAAATAGACCGCGAACAAATCTGCAAACAGAGCCCCTCCTGTGTCCTGCACCTGGAGGTCTTTCTGGAGAACCCCCTGGAGCTGTTCCAGGTGGAGATCGAGGTGCTGGACATTAATGACAACCCCCCCTCTTTCCCAGAGCCAGACCTGACGGTGGAAATCTCTGAGAGCGCCACGCCAGGCACTCGCTTCCCCTTGGAGAGCGCATTCGACCCAGACGTGGGCACCAACTCCTTGCGCGACTACGAGATCACCCCCAACAGCTACTTCTCCCTGGACGTGCAGACCCAGGGGGATGGCAACCGATTCGCTGAGCTGGTGCTGGAGAAGCCACTGGACCGAGAGCAGCAAGCGGTGCACCGCTACGTGCTGACCGCGGTGGacgggggaggtgggggaggagtaggagaaggagggggaggtggcgGGGGAGCAGGCCTGCCCCCCCAGCAGCAGCGCACCGGCACGGCCCTACTCACCATCCGAGTGCTGGACTCCAATGACAATGTGCCCGCTTTCGACCAACCCGTCTACACTGTGTCCCTACCAGAGAACTCTCCCCCAGGCACTCTCGTGATCCAGCTCAACGCCACCGACCCGGACGAGGGCCAGAACGGTGAGGTCGTGTACTCCTTCAGCAGCCACATTTCGCCCCGGGCGCGGGAGCTTTTCGGACTCTCGCCGCGCACTGGCAGATTGGAGGTAAGCGGCGAGTTGGACTATGAAGAGAGCCCAGTGTACCAAGTGTACGTGCAAGCCAAGGACCTGGGCCCCAACGCCGTGCCTGCGCACTGCAAGGTGCTAGTGCGAGTACTGGATGCTAACGACAACGCGCCAGAGATCAGCTTCAGCACCGTGAAGGAGGCGGTGAGCGAGGGCGCGGCGCCCGGCACTGTGGTGGCCCTTTTCAGCGTGACTGACCGCGACTCAGAGGAGAATGGGCAGGTGCAGTGCGAACTACTGGGAGACGTGCCTTTCCGCCTCAAGTCTTCCTTTAAGAATTACTACACCATCGTTACCGAAGCCCCCCTGGACCGAGAGGCGGGGGACTCCTACACCCTGACTGTAGTGGCCCGGGACCGGGGCGAGCCTGCGCTCTCCACCAGTAAGTCCATCCAGGTACAAGTGTCGGATGTGAACGACAACGCGCCGCGTTTCAGCCAGCCGGTCTACGACGTGTATGTGACTGAGAACAACGTGCCAGGCGCCTACATCTACGCAGTGAGCGCCACCGACCGCGATGAGGGCGCCAACGCCCAGCTTGCCTACTCTATCCTCGAGTGCCAGATCCAGGGCATGAGCGTCTTCACCTACGTTTCTATCAACTCTGAGAACGGCTACTTGTACGCCCTGCGCTCCTTCGACTATGAGCAGCTCAAGGACTTCAGTTTTCAGGTGGAAGCCCGGGACGCTGGCAGCCCCCAGGCGCTGGCTGGTAACGCCACTGTCAACATCCTCATAGTGGATCAAAATGACAACGCCCCTGCCATCGTGGCGCCTCTACCAGGGCGCAACGGGACTCCAGCGCGTGAGGTGCTGCCCCGCTCGGCGGAGCCGGGTTACCTGCTCACCCGCGTGGCCGCCGTGGACGCGGACGATGGCGAGAACGCCCGGCTCACTTACAGCATCGTGCGTGGCAACGAAATGAACCTCTTTCGCATGGACTGGCGCACCGGGGAGCTGCGCACAGCACGCCGAGTCCCGGCCAAGCGCGACCCCCAGCGGCCTTATGAGCTGGTGATCGAGGTGCGCGACCATGGGCAGCCGCCCCTGTCCTCTACCGCCACCCTGGTGGTTCAGCTGGTGGATGGCGCGGTGGAGCCCCAGGGCGGGGGCGGGAGCGGAGGCGGAGGGTCAGGAGAGCACCAGCGCCCCAGCCGCTCTGGCGGCGGGGAAACCTCGCTAGACCTCACCCTCATCCTCATCATCGCGTTGGGCTCGGTGTCCTTCATCTTCCTGCTGGCCATGATCGTGCTGGCCGTGCGTTGCCAAAAAGAGAAGAAGCTCAACATCTACACTTGTCTGGCCAGCGATTgctgcctctgctgctgctgctgcggtGGAGGAGGTTCGACCTGCTGTGGCCGCCAAGCCCGGGCGCGCAAGAAGAAACTCAGCAAGTCGGACATCATGCTGGTGCAGAGCTCCAATGTACCCAGTAACCCGGCCCAGGTGCCGGTGGAGGAGTCCGGGGGCTTTggctcccaccaccacaaccagaaTTACTGCTATCAGGTATGCCTGACCCCTGAGTCCGCCAAGACCGACCTGATGTTTCTTAAGCCCTGCAGCCCTTCGCGGAGTACGGACACTGAGCACAACCCCTGCGGGGCCATCGTCACCGGTTACACCGACCAGCAGCCTGATATCATCTCCAACGGAAGCATTTTGTCCAACGAG actAAACACCAGCGAGCAGAGCTCAGCTATCTAGTTGACAGACCTCGCCGAGTCAACAG TTCTGCATTCCAGGAAGCCGACATAGTAAGCTCTAAGGACAGTGGTCATGGAGACAGTGAACAGGGAGATAGTGATCATGATGCCACCAACCGTGCCCAGTCAGCTG GTATGGATCTCTTCTCCAATTGCACTGAGGAATGTAAAGCTCTGGGCCACTCAGATCGGTGCTGGATGCCTTCTTTTGTCCCTTCCGATGGACGCCAGGCTGCTGATTATCGCAGCAATCTGCATGTTCCCGGCATGGACTCTGTTCCAGACACTGAGGTGTTTGAAACTCCAGAAGCCCAGCCTGGGGCAGAGCGGTCCTTCTCCACCTTTGGCAAAGAGAAGGCCCTTCACAGCACTCTGGAGAGGAAGGAGCTGGATGGACTGCTGACTAATACGCGAGCGCCTTACAAACCACCATATTTGA